One genomic window of Acidovorax radicis includes the following:
- a CDS encoding IS30 family transposase yields the protein MKQRPRIYYSDTQKALMWERWKQGWTLHEIGKLFDRAHSSIHRILAETGGFRPAQRSRAAIALTLAEREEISRAMVSGESIRSIATRLGRAPSTISREIKRNGGCDGYRATQADEAAWNRAQRPKRCKLRQNRALARIVAHKLRMLWSPEQIAGWLKQTYPCDESQHVSHETIYRSLFIQARGALKKELLEHLRRTRGMRRSRHYTQKTAIHGKIVDAVSISERPACVEDRAVPGHWEGDLVFGSGNSQIATLVERQTRYVMLVKLNGKDSQSVVKALIKSASKLPQELYKSLTWDRGSEMHAHKQFTMATDIQVYFCDPRSPWQRGSNENTNGLLRQYMPKGMNLSGLSQLQLNAIARQLNERPRKTLGFHTPAEMFSECVASTG from the coding sequence ATGAAACAGCGACCAAGAATCTACTATTCAGATACCCAGAAGGCGCTGATGTGGGAGCGCTGGAAGCAAGGCTGGACGCTGCATGAGATCGGCAAGCTCTTTGATCGCGCCCACTCGTCGATCCATCGGATACTTGCAGAGACGGGCGGATTCCGGCCTGCGCAGCGATCACGTGCAGCAATTGCATTGACGTTGGCAGAGCGCGAGGAGATCTCGCGGGCGATGGTGTCAGGCGAATCGATTCGCTCCATCGCAACGCGGCTCGGGCGAGCACCGTCGACGATCAGCCGAGAGATCAAGCGCAATGGCGGCTGTGATGGCTACCGTGCAACTCAGGCAGATGAAGCGGCTTGGAATCGAGCGCAGCGCCCAAAGCGCTGCAAGCTCAGGCAGAACCGTGCATTGGCCCGGATCGTGGCTCACAAGCTGCGGATGCTGTGGTCGCCGGAGCAAATTGCAGGTTGGCTCAAGCAAACTTATCCTTGCGACGAGAGCCAGCACGTGTCACACGAGACCATCTACCGCAGTCTGTTCATTCAAGCGCGTGGCGCCTTGAAGAAGGAGCTGTTGGAGCACCTCAGACGCACTCGTGGAATGCGCCGATCACGGCACTACACACAGAAGACGGCAATTCACGGAAAGATCGTTGACGCTGTTTCGATCAGCGAGCGCCCCGCTTGCGTCGAGGACCGGGCAGTGCCTGGTCACTGGGAAGGCGACTTGGTCTTTGGCAGTGGCAACAGCCAAATTGCGACACTGGTTGAACGTCAAACGCGATACGTGATGCTGGTGAAGCTGAATGGCAAAGACTCGCAGTCGGTCGTCAAGGCACTCATCAAGAGCGCCAGCAAGCTACCGCAGGAACTGTACAAGTCACTGACCTGGGACAGAGGCTCGGAGATGCATGCTCACAAGCAATTCACGATGGCTACCGACATCCAGGTGTACTTCTGCGACCCGCGAAGCCCATGGCAGCGGGGAAGCAACGAGAACACGAACGGCTTACTCAGGCAGTACATGCCCAAGGGCATGAATCTCTCGGGTCTCTCACAGCTTCAGCTCAACGCCATTGCGAGACAATTGAATGAGAGGCCGCGCAAGACGCTGGGCTTCCACACACCCGCTGAGATGTTCAGCGAATGTGTTGCATCGACCGGTTGA